Within the Solenopsis invicta isolate M01_SB chromosome 11, UNIL_Sinv_3.0, whole genome shotgun sequence genome, the region GTGTGGAAATTGTTTTTGCCAATCTCGCTGCCGACAAGGAATTCAGGATATCAACGGTAACCTTCCTCCTCCAAGTCGCGTCTAAAGTCGGAGTAGGTGTCCATGGCAGCGGTAATGATTTGAAGAGTTGTCTTAATCTTTCCAAGAACGAATGCACTAACGATGGCGACGAATTGTGCAATTCCACGTTGTACGCCGCAGAGAGTATTTGTTTTAAGGCATCGCTAGCTAGCAGACTACTGTCGTGTTCGTAAGTTTTTTCGAGACTTATTAAGCAACGTTGAAGAGTACCGATAAAAGTTTCTCGGAGACAGTTGACCGAGTTTACGAGTTCCTTTGCAACTTTCTCGCCCAAACGACCTAGCACGAATCGTTGAACTTCCGATGTCGCAACGCGAACAGTGACCGTCCACTCTGTTCGTTCACTACCGAAAGGAACAGTCTGATACTGGAAAATATCACCGGTAGATCCTAATATATCGTCTTTCATCTCCTGAATAATACATTGTATTAACTCAGTCAATTCAACTTGCTGCTCATTAACAACCTTCATTAGACTAGCATAAAGTTCGTTTTCCTTTTGTTGGGCATATTGTATCCTTCTAGGAGTGATCTGTATTTTTCGTGCCATGTCAAAcgcacttaaaataaatttacgtaaACTGGTCGTGTGTATTTCATTCAAATAAGTGCTTGCATTAATTAAATAGCTTTGCAAGCAGGCACGCGTAAAATGTAAAACGCGGTCTGTTTTTTTGCATGAATCCACTAGATCGCTCGAATTATTAACGTATCGCTCGCCGACAAGCCACGTTAACTGATGAACCTCTACAGACTCTTCCATCCCTAGGAACCCTAAACTGCTCAACTGATCTAACCATGTTAGACCGAGTGAATTCATTTTGTCAATATTAATACTATCATCACTCTTAGACTCCTTGGATACGCTCGGCACTTCTATCCGATTTTGCAGACTATGCTGCTCAGACTCAGTCAGTTCCGCGTCTGTGCCATCCAACGAAACATTAGCTAATgacgatataaataaaatcggaTTATATGGATAAGTATCTTTCAAATCTCTCAATTCTTCCAAATTTTCTTCAGTCAATGGTTGTTCTCCGAGAGCGTAAAGAAATATaggtaaaattttcaataaacctttagcAAGAATTTTTACTACACCATTGTTAGGGACAACAAATATTTGAACACCTTCCTTCAGTATTGCTTGATCTAACTTCACTTCCAGCACCGTAGGGCAATTGATATCTTCATTCGTCGACTTTTCCAGATCTTCGAGAGGGAGCGTGCTCCATGATTTTTCATTTGCCTGTAGCGTCTCTACTACTTCGTATTCTAAACCTAATGTCAGACTGACATGATTCGTACGACCATAAGTAATCTTGACCCATCTCCATGAATCGTTGGACAATGGCAGAATATCAACAGAGAGTAAATTATTAACCAGCGAGGCTTTGGCTTTATTGTCTTGCCCAAAAATGACTATTGCAGGGAAATTATCAAGGATGTGTGTTATTCTGTCCAAGGTCAATGGAGGTAGTAGTTTTTCGAAAATATTCTCTACAAGGAAACATTACATATAAGATTAGCTAGTAACATGATAGATTTATTGCTTTAAATGTCAAATATGAATAATTACCTCCAGGGAAAAAGTTTTCAAGTTTTATGACTTCTAGTGTACGCTGTGTCTCATCAAGTATATGACGTAGCTGATTCCTGTTCCTCTGATACCTCTTGAATTCTTGTGGTAAATTGCTTACCATTTTTCTCACGTTATTTTAGTCATGTATACATTCCACAAAATGGTCATACCCTATCAACATTATCAAACAGTTAATAAAAGTCATCctttgcaatatatatttatgtagtaCTAAACTTGAAAATAACAATGTTCATATGCTGCAACAATGACTTAAGAAACAACAATATTCCAGCTTGAATGTTTGAAATCattctgtaatattaattttgcaatattatttttaatttggtaaAAAAATGATCTACTGATTATAAAGGATAAAAGTATCATTAACTCTTTACTTAGTGTaaggaatttttcaaaaattctcttttgttgcagttaattaaaaaatgacaatatcAAGTAATGTCATTGTTGCAAAAGTGACAAGTACTATGAAAATGTGCTATATCAACACATAAATTAGTATAATTTCCAAATTCCAAATGAAATAGAAGAGGTTATAGCGGTGCATGCAAATTTATCATCAATAGCATATAAATATCTATGAAGAGCTACGAGACGCAAATGTAAACAATGTTCATCAAGTTGAATCATGTCCAATAATAGTGCGTAAATAAGATTGTGTATATCAGGCAGACTAAAAAATCCCATTTTATCGAATGGGGATTCCTCTCGGCAGCTTCCTTGTCATCGTTCTATGCTCTTGTTCGTCCCGTGATCGGGATGTCGCGAGCATTGTTTTTCCGCGTGATTGAGACCGGTGCTCGAGCTCAGGGGGCGTTTAGCTCACCAGTGTAAGATCTCCCGCGTTCACAGCCATACGAGTGCAAGGAGATGATTGCCAGGTCCGCCAGATCATACGAGCGCAGGCAATCCGGACGATAGCTCACGCGAAACCGTCGCGTATCGCATAATGAGACGTACACCGCCAACACATGCTGTCGACTGGGCACGAGTAACTGAAGCGCGGCGCAGCCGCGCGGCTTCGAGAAGACGAGCGCACAGACGCCATCGGCGTGCGAGATGCACCGTGCTCTTGACAGAGAACGCGGCGAAGAGAGCTGCACGCGATAAGGTGCATCCCACTGCATTGTTTAAGCCAGTGTTGTGCCGTAATTTTCATGATTACATCCAATAATCTGGGCGTAAagtataaaactataaataatccTACGTTACGtacttttaaattactaaaacaagtaatatattacttaaattactgGCAAATTTATTACTACCAGTAATACATTTCTATAAGGGGTGTATACAATGTAAATTGTGTTTTACATgtgcatataaataataaataatagatcagatttagatagaattttaatattcagATTGTACTagaaatagtgaaaattatattacattttttcttttttttaataatataaaattttactttatcttATCAAAgttagatatatacatatactataaattttcagtactggcagtgaattttagaataaaaccTTAATTACTTGTTTTATATTGAGTTTTATTCAGTTTATAATTTACATCATTATATTGTCTACAAtatctacatgaaaaagattcaTGTAAACACAACATAAATAagtacattttctttaattaaatctcATAGAATGAAACGTTACTCTAAAGttgagcttgtgcaatttttcgaaagattttttattctacaaGATTTAAGAGCTAATTACATTTACACGAATTTGTTTCATATAGACAATGTCTGCAATagaagcaatgtaaattattataaattgcataactcaatatagaaaaatgaattaagttacaaaattgttaatatatctaattatattagtattttgataaaataaaaatatataatattaaaataaaaatgaaaatataatttaaaatgtaacataatttacattgtatacACGTAATGTagatagattatttatattttacgcataaatgcccttatgtaaattattatgaattgGACAATTGtgaacacaaaataattaagttacgAAATTGTAATGTTTCTAACTTgagtattgataaaataaaaatatataatcttaaaaacaaaaatgtaaaatacagtttacatagtttacattatataaatataagaatgtagattatttataagtaaacTTCCATCTTTGGTTGATAGACTTATACGCGCGTGCCTGCTATCCCGTACCGTATCTATTGCAATCGATTAATAGAAGTTGTTTATCAAATTAGAATGACTATCTCTCGGAGGAGGAAGAAAAAGTCACGTGTCGCCGTCAGCTGTCAGGCTAGAGGAAATCTCAGCCGGCGTTTTATGACtccagttaaaaaaaatacatacagcgatagatatacatatattaaaactCATACAGCACAAATCTTTAAAAGAGAACTCTTCAGGATATTTTCTTGGATAAAGTGTGCTggccaaaagaaaaataaaagtcaaaatgtGTTAATTTGATGTTATAATCGTTTTCGTTAATAacgaaattatgattaaaaaatgaaaagtgtcATTTTGACCAATGTcacattaaattgatattattttaacttttctgtTCTACTTgggtattaaaaccgatttttgGATAGATCATCCTGGATATTCCATAATGATTTgatataattaactttataatcgCAAACGCAGATGGCAAGCTGATGTTATTTCAACGCTAAATAACGTCAGCTTATTATCT harbors:
- the LOC105194630 gene encoding dual serine/threonine and tyrosine protein kinase isoform X1, which translates into the protein MVSNLPQEFKRYQRNRNQLRHILDETQRTLEVIKLENFFPGENIFEKLLPPLTLDRITHILDNFPAIVIFGQDNKAKASLVNNLLSVDILPLSNDSWRWVKITYGRTNHVSLTLGLEYEVVETLQANEKSWSTLPLEDLEKSTNEDINCPTVLEVKLDQAILKEGVQIFVVPNNGVVKILAKGLLKILPIFLYALGEQPLTEENLEELRDLKDTYPYNPILFISSLANVSLDGTDAELTESEQHSLQNRIEVPSVSKESKSDDSINIDKMNSLGLTWLDQLSSLGFLGMEESVEVHQLTWLVGERYVNNSSDLVDSCKKTDRVLHFTRACLQSYLINASTYLNEIHTTSLRKFILSAFDMARKIQITPRRIQYAQQKENELYASLMKVVNEQQVELTELIQCIIQEMKDDILGSTGDIFQYQTVPFGSERTEWTVTVRVATSEVQRFVLGRLGEKVAKELVNSVNCLRETFIGTLQRCLISLEKTYEHDSSLLASDALKQILSAAYNVELHNSSPSLVHSFLERLRQLFKSLPLPWTPTPTLDATWRRKVTVDILNSLSAARLAKTISTQFRDKLKSSHDAFQTALKSLENYYSGKLERTEEQRVAIRKYHAPKLAKLALESTSMMDAIRFGIPHYTKEIGRGQYGVVFACDGWGGAPGPCAVKSVVPPDERHWNDLAMEVYYTRSIPDHKRIVKLRGSVVDQSYGGGFGLGTAVLLITDRLSRDLYCGIHAGLSWLERIQVAIDVLEGIRYLHSQGLVHRDIKLKNVLLDTENRAKLTDLGFCITEAMMSGSIVGTPIHMAPELLSGHYDSSVDVYAFGILFWYICAGKVRLPYAFEQFHNKEQLWTSVRKGLRPERLPQFDEECWTLMEQCWSAEPSKRPLLGAIQPVLESIQEKAERGKSLQLGALKLQESSSSEQANPVLALADPNNQRGAVFSPLPPRRKASRTVNPVARPFHKTKFFQTGIYSNMFVQMREF
- the LOC105194630 gene encoding dual serine/threonine and tyrosine protein kinase isoform X2; translated protein: MVSNLPQEFKRYQRNRNQLRHILDETQRTLEVIKLENFFPGENIFEKLLPPLTLDRITHILDNFPAIVIFGQDNKAKASLVNNLLSVDILPLSNDSWRWVKITYGRTNHVSLTLGLEYEVVETLQANEKSWSTLPLEDLEKSTNEDINCPTVLEVKLDQAILKEGVQIFVVPNNGVVKILAKGLLKILPIFLYALGEQPLTEENLEELRDLKDTYPYNPILFISSLANVSLDGTDAELTESEQHSLQNRIEVPSVSKESKSDDSINIDKMNSLGLTWLDQLSSLGFLGMEESVEVHQLTWLVGERYVNNSSDLVDSCKKTDRVLHFTRACLQSYLINASTYLNEIHTTSLRKFILSAFDMARKIQITPRRIQYAQQKENELYASLMKVVNEQQVELTELIQCIIQEMKDDILGSTGDIFQYQTVPFGSERTEWTVTVRVATSEVQRFVLGRLGEKVAKELVNSVNCLRETFIGTLQRCLISLEKTYEHDSSLLASDALKQILSAAYNVELHNSSPSLVHSFLERLRQLFKSLPLPWTPTPTLDATWRRKVTVDILNSLSAARLAKTISTQFRDKLKSSHDAFQTALKSLENYYSGKLERTEEQRVAIRKYHAPKLAKLALESTSMMDAIRFGIPHYTKEIGRGQYGVVFACDGWGGAPGPCAVKSVVPPDERHWNDLAMEVYYTRSIPDHKRIVKLRGSVVDQSYGGGFGLGTAVLLITDRLSRDLYCGIHAGLSWLERIQVAIDVLEGIRYLHSQGLVHRDIKLKNVLLDTENRAKLTDLGFCITEAMMSGSIVGTPIHMAPELLSGHYDSSVDVYAFGILFWYICAGKVRLPYAFEQFHNKEQLWTSVRKGLRPERLPQFDEECWTLMEQCWSAEPSKRPLLGAIQPVLESIQEKAERGKSLQLGALKLQESSSSEQANPVLALADPNNQRGAVFSPLPPRRKASRTVNPVARPFHKTKFFQTDHTIFTTEPA
- the LOC105194630 gene encoding dual serine/threonine and tyrosine protein kinase isoform X3, whose protein sequence is MVSNLPQEFKRYQRNRNQLRHILDETQRTLEVIKLENFFPGENIFEKLLPPLTLDRITHILDNFPAIVIFGQDNKAKASLVNNLLSVDILPLSNDSWRWVKITYGRTNHVSLTLGLEYEVVETLQANEKSWSTLPLEDLEKSTNEDINCPTVLEVKLDQAILKEGVQIFVVPNNGVVKILAKGLLKILPIFLYALGEQPLTEENLEELRDLKDTYPYNPILFISSLANVSLDGTDAELTESEQHSLQNRIEVPSVSKESKSDDSINIDKMNSLGLTWLDQLSSLGFLGMEESVEVHQLTWLVGERYVNNSSDLVDSCKKTDRVLHFTRACLQSYLINASTYLNEIHTTSLRKFILSAFDMARKIQITPRRIQYAQQKENELYASLMKVVNEQQVELTELIQCIIQEMKDDILGSTGDIFQYQTVPFGSERTEWTVTVRVATSEVQRFVLGRLGEKVAKELVNSVNCLRETFIGTLQRCLISLEKTYEHDSSLLASDALKQILSAAYNVELHNSSPSLVHSFLERLRQLFKSLPLPWTPTPTLDATWRRKVTVDILNSLSAARLAKTISTQFRDKLKSSHDAFQTALKSLENYYSGKLERTEEQRVAIRKYHAPKLAKLALESTSMMDAIRFGIPHYTKEIGRGQYGVVFACDGWGGAPGPCAVKSVVPPDERHWNDLAMEVYYTRSIPDHKRIVKLRGSVVDQSYGGGFGLGTAVLLITDRLSRDLYCGIHAGLSWLERIQVAIDVLEGIRYLHSQGLVHRDIKLKNVLLDTENRAKLTDLGFCITEAMMSGSIVGTPIHMAPELLSGHYDSSVDVYAFGILFWYICAGKVRLPYAFEQFHNKEQLWTSVRKGLRPERLPQFDEECWTLMEQCWSAEPSKRPLLGAIQPVLESIQEKAERDHTIFTTEPA